A window of Microcystis aeruginosa FD4 contains these coding sequences:
- a CDS encoding PEP-CTERM sorting domain-containing protein (PEP-CTERM proteins occur, often in large numbers, in the proteomes of bacteria that also encode an exosortase, a predicted intramembrane cysteine proteinase. The presence of a PEP-CTERM domain at a protein's C-terminus predicts cleavage within the sorting domain, followed by covalent anchoring to some some component of the (usually Gram-negative) cell surface. Many PEP-CTERM proteins exhibit an unusual sequence composition that includes large numbers of potential glycosylation sites. Expression of one such protein has been shown restore the ability of a bacterium to form floc, a type of biofilm.) encodes MQILRTITLVLGFMMVTVPALGASITWRPVEGIANNSAGEEILTTGTYKFAWNAHDSTSTTPGDLVVQGITFYEDPEALRSGGGVFIDKSSLTIAWTSGTVGNSVNTGWSGNFRTLMDSTLASGSGINAGVKIANLTPGNSYQVQILLHTEAAGGLTQPRPVCDTELSTNCTPAITHFTLPAESVVGTFTADASFQQIVFPSAVGRAVFNAIAISEVTAVTAVPEPTSAISLLALGTLGAASTLKRKLKSSQSTEKETTKIG; translated from the coding sequence ATGCAAATCCTACGGACTATTACCCTCGTTCTTGGTTTCATGATGGTCACCGTGCCTGCGCTGGGCGCCTCAATCACTTGGAGGCCAGTAGAAGGCATTGCCAATAACTCGGCTGGCGAGGAAATCTTGACTACAGGGACTTACAAATTTGCTTGGAACGCACACGACAGCACGAGTACCACTCCAGGCGATCTCGTGGTGCAGGGTATCACGTTCTACGAAGACCCCGAGGCACTTCGGAGTGGCGGGGGGGTTTTTATCGACAAGTCGAGCTTGACTATTGCATGGACGAGCGGCACTGTTGGAAACTCCGTGAATACAGGATGGAGCGGTAACTTCCGGACACTCATGGACAGCACACTCGCCTCAGGGTCTGGAATTAATGCTGGAGTCAAGATAGCGAATCTGACCCCAGGCAATTCCTACCAAGTCCAGATTCTGCTGCATACAGAAGCTGCGGGAGGACTCACGCAGCCCCGTCCCGTCTGTGACACCGAGCTTTCCACGAATTGCACGCCAGCCATAACGCACTTTACCCTTCCTGCGGAGAGCGTGGTAGGAACCTTCACTGCTGATGCGTCTTTCCAACAGATTGTGTTCCCAAGCGCTGTAGGCCGTGCTGTCTTCAATGCCATAGCAATCTCAGAGGTTACAGCAGTCACCGCGGTTCCTGAACCCACCTCAGCCATCAGCCTCCTCGCTCTCGGCACCCTCGGCGCAGCTTCAACCCTGAAGCGCAAACTAAAATCATCCCAATCCACCGAAAAAGAAACCACAAAAATAGGCTAA
- a CDS encoding HigA family addiction module antitoxin → MMTLKNPVHPGRIVKSSIEELELTVTAAAKMLNVSRSRLSNLINGKAGISPEMAVRLSKTIGSTPAFWLRLQMNYDLAEVKKQEDRIIVNPIGLQHQTTLG, encoded by the coding sequence ATGATGACCCTGAAAAATCCCGTACATCCGGGCAGAATTGTCAAAAGTTCGATTGAAGAGCTTGAATTGACCGTTACGGCTGCGGCAAAAATGCTGAACGTGTCACGCTCTAGACTATCTAACCTAATCAATGGCAAGGCGGGGATTTCCCCGGAAATGGCTGTGCGTTTGTCAAAGACAATCGGTAGTACCCCTGCTTTCTGGCTGCGCCTCCAGATGAATTACGATCTTGCTGAGGTTAAAAAACAGGAAGATAGAATTATTGTGAATCCGATTGGGTTACAACACCAAACAACATTGGGTTAG
- a CDS encoding NAD(P)/FAD-dependent oxidoreductase: MTQIVVIGGGAAGFFGAIKAAESHPKAGVTILEAAKEPLVKVRISGGGRCNVTHYCFDVSQLVNYYPRGGKALRGAFSRFQPQDTIKWFELRGVKLKTEADGRMFPSTDNSETIVNCLRESATFAGVDLRLNCAVKSVKKQEESFLIELKREEQIRADKLLIATGSSPFGYRTAQDLGHSLVSPVPSLFTFQIADARLKDLLGVTVDKVRVRLGGSKLEQIGPLLITHWGVSGPAILKLSAWGARLLHDHHYRMPLIINWLEDYHPEKLREIILQTKSEYPKRKLFNYCPFEQLPKRLWQSLLSYLTVNSETPWAELSKNTLNRLMTELQQGEYQIKGKGVFKEEFVTSGGVNLQEVDFKTMESKICPGLYFAGEVLDIDGVTGGFNFQSAWTTGYLAGQAMGNR, translated from the coding sequence ATGACTCAAATAGTCGTAATTGGTGGCGGGGCAGCGGGATTTTTTGGCGCAATTAAAGCGGCAGAATCTCACCCAAAAGCTGGCGTTACTATCCTAGAAGCGGCAAAAGAACCCCTAGTTAAAGTGCGGATTTCGGGAGGGGGACGCTGTAATGTCACCCATTATTGTTTTGATGTTTCCCAATTGGTTAATTATTATCCTCGCGGTGGCAAAGCACTACGGGGTGCTTTTAGTCGGTTTCAACCCCAAGATACTATTAAATGGTTTGAATTGCGGGGGGTAAAACTCAAAACAGAAGCGGATGGACGAATGTTTCCCAGCACCGATAATTCTGAAACTATTGTTAATTGTCTGCGGGAAAGTGCGACTTTTGCTGGGGTTGATTTAAGGCTAAATTGTGCGGTTAAATCGGTAAAAAAACAGGAAGAAAGTTTTTTAATTGAATTAAAAAGAGAGGAGCAAATTAGGGCAGATAAGCTGTTAATTGCGACGGGAAGTAGTCCTTTTGGTTATCGCACCGCTCAAGATTTAGGTCATTCTTTAGTCTCTCCTGTCCCTTCTTTATTTACCTTTCAAATTGCCGATGCTCGTCTGAAAGATTTGTTAGGAGTTACTGTGGATAAAGTGCGAGTTCGTCTTGGGGGAAGCAAATTAGAACAAATCGGACCCTTGTTAATTACCCATTGGGGAGTTAGTGGACCGGCTATTTTAAAACTTTCTGCTTGGGGAGCGCGGTTACTTCATGATCATCATTACCGAATGCCTTTAATAATTAATTGGTTGGAGGATTATCATCCTGAAAAATTGCGAGAAATTATCTTACAAACTAAAAGTGAATATCCCAAAAGAAAACTCTTTAATTATTGTCCCTTTGAGCAGTTACCCAAGCGTCTTTGGCAGAGTTTATTAAGTTACTTGACTGTTAACTCGGAAACTCCCTGGGCCGAATTATCTAAAAATACTCTCAATCGATTAATGACTGAATTACAGCAAGGGGAATATCAAATCAAAGGAAAAGGGGTGTTTAAGGAGGAATTTGTCACCTCTGGGGGAGTGAATCTTCAGGAAGTGGATTTTAAAACTATGGAAAGTAAAATCTGTCCGGGGTTATATTTTGCTGGTGAGGTACTAGATATCGATGGAGTCACGGGGGGATTTAATTTTCAAAGCGCTTGGACCACTGGTTATCTTGCCGGACAAGCTATGGGCAATAGATAG
- a CDS encoding type II toxin-antitoxin system RelE/ParE family toxin — protein sequence MIESFQHKGLKQFYERGERRGLSPNMIPKIEEILSILSAAESVEEANIPGYRLHPLTGELKGFWSVRVTGNWRIVFRFEDGNALDIDLVDYH from the coding sequence GTGATTGAGAGTTTTCAACATAAAGGACTGAAACAGTTTTACGAAAGGGGAGAACGCAGGGGATTAAGCCCCAACATGATCCCCAAAATCGAGGAAATTCTCTCAATTTTGTCGGCAGCGGAAAGTGTAGAGGAGGCTAATATCCCTGGTTACAGATTACACCCCCTGACGGGAGAGTTAAAAGGTTTTTGGAGCGTCCGTGTTACAGGTAACTGGCGCATTGTCTTCCGATTTGAAGATGGAAACGCTCTCGACATTGACCTTGTAGATTATCATTGA
- a CDS encoding ABC transporter permease subunit, which produces MSALLEGLFNGISIGSVLLLAALGLAIVFGLMGVINLAHGELMMLGAYTTFVVQNIFKGFGSPLFDTYVLFALPIAFLVSGLAGLLLERGVIRFLYGRPLETLLATWGVSLILQQFVRSVNGLLVISLIVFCLLFFGAMTVLSRRLDWERIRNLAIGITLPLSLAIAGLLGYLLSFNPVLAKPWFSARNVDVTAPVWLRGGLPLLGFQMPYTRIFIIILTAICLLGTYWFLNKSSWGLRIRAVTQNRQMSSCLGIPTNQVDALTFALGSGLAGVAGCAISFLGSVGPNVGQNYIVDTFMVVVVGGVGNLLGTIIAAMAIGVANYLIGSGTFALMSGSVAALKPLTDFFTFFSTTSMAKVMIFALIIAFLQFKPAGIFPPKGRTAEL; this is translated from the coding sequence GTGTCAGCATTATTAGAAGGATTATTTAATGGTATTAGCATCGGTTCTGTGCTATTGCTGGCCGCTTTAGGACTAGCGATTGTTTTTGGACTGATGGGGGTGATTAATCTCGCTCACGGTGAGTTAATGATGTTAGGGGCTTATACTACTTTTGTGGTGCAGAATATCTTTAAAGGTTTCGGTTCTCCCCTCTTTGATACGTATGTTTTATTTGCCCTACCGATCGCTTTTTTAGTGTCAGGATTGGCGGGATTATTATTAGAAAGGGGGGTGATTAGGTTCCTCTACGGCAGACCCCTAGAAACGCTGCTGGCCACTTGGGGAGTCAGCTTAATTCTGCAGCAATTTGTCAGAAGTGTCAACGGCTTATTAGTAATTAGTTTAATAGTTTTCTGTCTGTTATTTTTTGGGGCGATGACGGTGTTAAGTCGTCGCTTAGATTGGGAGAGAATTCGCAATTTAGCTATTGGTATCACCCTGCCTTTATCCCTAGCTATCGCTGGATTATTAGGCTATCTTTTATCTTTTAATCCCGTTCTCGCTAAACCCTGGTTTAGTGCCAGAAACGTCGATGTCACCGCTCCGGTTTGGTTACGGGGAGGTTTACCTTTACTGGGGTTTCAGATGCCCTATACCCGGATATTTATTATCATTTTAACTGCCATTTGTTTGTTAGGGACTTATTGGTTTTTAAATAAATCTTCTTGGGGTTTACGCATTCGTGCCGTCACCCAAAATCGCCAGATGAGTTCCTGTTTAGGTATTCCCACGAATCAAGTGGATGCTTTGACTTTTGCTCTCGGTTCGGGATTAGCGGGAGTTGCCGGTTGTGCGATTAGTTTCTTGGGTTCCGTCGGTCCAAATGTGGGACAAAATTATATCGTTGATACTTTTATGGTAGTGGTGGTGGGAGGAGTGGGTAATCTCCTAGGAACTATTATCGCAGCCATGGCGATTGGTGTGGCTAATTATTTAATTGGTTCGGGAACTTTTGCCCTGATGTCTGGTTCCGTGGCAGCACTAAAACCCCTAACGGATTTCTTCACCTTTTTCTCCACCACTAGCATGGCAAAAGTGATGATTTTTGCTTTAATTATTGCTTTCTTGCAATTCAAACCTGCGGGAATTTTTCCTCCTAAAGGACGTACTGCCGAGTTATAG
- a CDS encoding TMEM165/GDT1 family protein: MSDSQSIASTEKKPDNPPSWSFWTVFSSTFLTIFLAEIGDKTQLATLLISAESRSPWVVFAGAATALITTSLLGVLIGYWIARRLSPKTLDIGVAILLLLITGLLIGDIL; this comes from the coding sequence ATGAGTGATAGCCAATCGATCGCCTCAACCGAGAAAAAGCCAGATAATCCACCTTCTTGGAGTTTTTGGACGGTGTTTAGTTCCACCTTCCTAACCATATTTTTGGCTGAAATCGGCGATAAAACCCAATTAGCCACCCTTCTGATCAGTGCTGAATCCCGATCCCCCTGGGTGGTTTTTGCCGGGGCAGCCACCGCTTTAATCACTACCAGTCTCCTCGGTGTCCTGATTGGTTATTGGATTGCCCGTCGTCTTTCCCCGAAAACTTTAGATATCGGTGTCGCTATCCTTCTCCTTTTGATCACCGGTTTACTGATCGGCGATATTCTCTAA
- the urtA gene encoding urea ABC transporter substrate-binding protein translates to MSNLGRRKFLLYGSATLGTSILLKACGGNQNQTPTASPSPAASPAPTSGETIKVGILHSLSGTMAISETSVVDAEKLAIEEINAAGGVLGKQIEAVVEDGASDWPTFTEKATKLIDQDKVVTVFGCWTSASRQAVLPVFEAKNHMLWYPVQYEGQECSRNIFYTGAAPNQQIEPAVTWLLENKGKKFFLVGSDYVFPRTANTIIKEQLKVKGGETVGEDYLPLGNTEVTPIITKIKTALPDGGVIFNTLNGDSNVAFFKQLQAAGLTPDKYPVMSVSVAEEEVKQIGKEYLLGQYACWNYFQTVDTPANKKFVEAFRAKYGPDRVTNDPMEAAYIMVYLWKQAVEQAATADDLDKVRAAAIGQKFDAPEGPVQMFPNHHISKTVRVGQVRDDGLFDIIWSTPGVVDPQPWNQFVPETKGFACDWTDPAKGGKFKMEKS, encoded by the coding sequence ATGTCAAATTTAGGACGACGTAAATTTCTCCTGTACGGTTCTGCCACTTTGGGAACCAGTATTCTGTTAAAAGCTTGTGGTGGCAATCAAAACCAAACCCCCACGGCTAGTCCTAGCCCAGCTGCTAGTCCCGCCCCAACTTCTGGAGAGACAATTAAGGTGGGTATTCTGCACTCCCTCAGTGGCACCATGGCCATCAGTGAAACCAGCGTAGTCGATGCGGAAAAACTGGCGATCGAGGAAATCAATGCCGCCGGTGGTGTTCTTGGTAAACAGATCGAGGCAGTGGTGGAAGATGGTGCTTCCGATTGGCCAACTTTTACCGAAAAAGCCACCAAACTGATCGATCAGGACAAAGTTGTGACCGTCTTCGGTTGTTGGACTTCCGCCAGTCGTCAGGCGGTTTTACCCGTGTTTGAAGCCAAAAACCATATGCTTTGGTATCCCGTCCAGTACGAGGGTCAAGAGTGTTCTAGAAATATTTTCTACACTGGGGCTGCCCCCAACCAACAGATCGAGCCGGCAGTCACTTGGTTACTGGAAAACAAAGGGAAAAAATTCTTCCTTGTCGGTTCCGATTACGTTTTCCCCCGCACTGCCAACACGATTATTAAAGAGCAGTTAAAGGTAAAAGGCGGCGAAACCGTGGGCGAAGACTATCTACCCCTAGGTAACACGGAAGTTACCCCGATTATCACCAAAATTAAGACGGCTTTACCCGATGGCGGCGTTATTTTTAATACCCTCAACGGTGACAGTAACGTGGCTTTCTTTAAACAACTGCAAGCGGCCGGTTTAACTCCCGATAAATATCCAGTCATGTCGGTGAGTGTTGCTGAGGAAGAAGTTAAACAAATTGGTAAGGAATATCTCCTCGGTCAATACGCTTGTTGGAACTATTTCCAAACCGTAGATACCCCCGCTAACAAGAAATTTGTTGAGGCTTTTCGAGCTAAATACGGTCCCGATCGCGTCACTAACGACCCCATGGAAGCGGCCTACATCATGGTCTATCTCTGGAAGCAAGCGGTGGAACAAGCGGCAACCGCCGATGATCTCGACAAAGTTCGCGCCGCCGCCATCGGACAAAAATTCGATGCTCCCGAAGGACCGGTGCAAATGTTCCCCAATCATCATATCTCCAAAACTGTCCGGGTTGGTCAGGTGAGAGATGATGGTCTATTTGACATCATTTGGTCAACTCCGGGGGTGGTGGATCCGCAACCCTGGAACCAATTTGTCCCCGAAACTAAGGGCTTTGCCTGTGACTGGACGGATCCGGCCAAGGGCGGTAAATTCAAAATGGAAAAATCCTAG
- the urtE gene encoding urea ABC transporter ATP-binding subunit UrtE — MLHISELNVYYGESHILRNVDLNINAGEMVCLIGRNGVGKTTLLKTLMGILKPRAGVINYEQQNLINKTSDQRARLGLGYVPQGRDIIPRLTVKENLILGLEALPTRRKNATIPEEIFDLFPVLKTMLSRMGGDLSGGQQQQLAIARALVGEPKLLILDEPTEGIQPSIILEIEAAVRRIVASKGIAVLLVEQHLHFVRQADRYYAMQKGGIVASGFTSELSQEVIQRFLAV, encoded by the coding sequence ATGTTACACATATCTGAACTCAATGTTTACTACGGAGAAAGTCATATTTTAAGAAATGTTGATCTTAACATTAATGCGGGAGAAATGGTCTGTTTAATCGGACGTAATGGCGTGGGTAAAACTACCCTATTAAAAACCCTAATGGGTATCTTAAAACCGCGAGCGGGAGTAATTAATTATGAGCAACAAAACCTGATTAATAAAACCTCAGATCAAAGAGCCAGATTAGGACTGGGTTATGTGCCGCAGGGTAGGGATATTATTCCCCGTTTAACGGTAAAAGAGAATTTAATTCTCGGTTTAGAAGCTTTACCCACAAGGAGAAAAAATGCCACAATTCCCGAAGAAATCTTTGATTTGTTTCCCGTTTTAAAAACCATGTTATCGCGGATGGGAGGAGATTTAAGCGGTGGACAACAACAGCAATTAGCCATCGCTCGCGCCTTAGTTGGGGAACCAAAATTATTAATTTTAGATGAACCCACGGAAGGAATTCAACCGTCAATTATTCTCGAAATTGAAGCAGCGGTACGGCGTATTGTTGCCAGTAAAGGAATCGCCGTTTTATTAGTAGAACAACACCTGCATTTTGTCCGCCAAGCTGATCGATATTACGCCATGCAGAAAGGGGGAATTGTTGCTTCTGGTTTCACGAGCGAATTAAGTCAAGAAGTCATTCAGCGATTTTTGGCGGTTTAA
- the pckA gene encoding phosphoenolpyruvate carboxykinase (ATP) has product MLTLHTLTNDSISCPLSDRAENVNFYYELENQFHSTYGLENLGMKNLGRVYRNLSVPQLVEQAIERHEGVLADNGALVVETGKYTGRSPKDKFIVKETSSEGEIDWNQHNAPISEEKFQQLYRKVLAYVQGKDLYIFDGYVGADPNYRFGVRVVTEIAYHNLFAHQLFLRPSAIELAAHETDFTVIALPGLQGDPEDDDLNSEAFIVLNLAKKIVLIGGTRYAGEIKKSVFSMMNYLMTKQGVLPMHGAANIDKHGHTALFFGLSGTGKTTLSADPKRSLIGDDEHGWSEDGIFNFEGGCYAKTIRLSAEYEPQIWAAIQFGTILENVILSPDNRLPDYDDGRLTENTRAAYPLRYIPNCAVSGMGTHPKTIIFLTADAFGVLPPIAKLTTNQAMYHFLSGYTSKLAGTERGITAPQVTFSSCFGQCFFPLSPLVYAQMLGERLEQHPETSVYLINTGWSGGPYGVGDRISIKHTRAMVSAALNGDLEEVVFHPHPIFQVLVPEIVPGVPKKILDPRQAWQDGESYDLQARELAHRFVENFRQFTTASQEIIAAGPIWE; this is encoded by the coding sequence ATGCTGACTCTACACACGCTGACCAATGATAGTATCTCTTGTCCCTTGTCCGATCGCGCCGAAAACGTCAATTTCTACTACGAATTAGAAAATCAATTTCATTCCACCTACGGCCTCGAAAACCTAGGCATGAAAAATCTCGGTCGCGTTTATCGCAATCTTTCCGTACCGCAATTAGTCGAACAGGCGATCGAACGTCATGAGGGCGTTTTAGCCGATAATGGAGCTTTAGTGGTGGAAACGGGTAAATATACCGGTCGTTCCCCCAAAGATAAATTCATTGTCAAAGAAACCAGTAGCGAGGGAGAAATCGACTGGAATCAGCATAACGCTCCGATTAGCGAGGAAAAATTCCAGCAATTATACCGAAAAGTCCTCGCCTATGTGCAGGGAAAAGACCTATATATCTTCGATGGTTACGTCGGGGCCGATCCTAATTATCGCTTTGGCGTGCGCGTCGTCACCGAAATCGCCTATCATAACCTCTTTGCCCATCAGTTATTCCTCCGGCCCAGTGCGATCGAACTAGCTGCCCATGAAACTGATTTTACCGTGATTGCCCTGCCGGGGTTACAGGGAGATCCCGAGGATGACGACCTGAACAGCGAAGCCTTTATCGTCCTCAACCTAGCCAAAAAAATCGTTCTCATCGGTGGCACTCGCTACGCTGGCGAAATCAAAAAATCCGTCTTCTCGATGATGAACTACCTGATGACCAAACAAGGGGTTTTACCGATGCACGGTGCCGCTAACATCGATAAACACGGTCATACAGCCCTCTTTTTCGGTCTCTCCGGTACGGGGAAAACCACCCTTTCCGCCGATCCTAAACGCAGCCTCATCGGTGATGATGAACACGGTTGGTCAGAAGACGGCATTTTTAACTTTGAAGGCGGTTGTTACGCTAAAACCATCCGTTTAAGTGCCGAATACGAACCCCAAATCTGGGCGGCGATTCAATTTGGCACTATTCTCGAAAACGTTATCCTTTCCCCCGATAATCGCCTTCCCGACTACGATGATGGACGTTTGACCGAAAACACCCGCGCCGCCTATCCCCTGCGTTATATCCCTAATTGTGCCGTATCCGGCATGGGAACCCACCCGAAAACTATTATCTTCTTAACTGCCGATGCTTTTGGGGTACTGCCACCAATCGCCAAATTAACCACAAACCAGGCGATGTATCATTTCCTCTCCGGTTATACTAGCAAATTAGCGGGAACGGAACGGGGAATCACTGCCCCACAGGTGACTTTTTCCAGTTGTTTCGGTCAATGTTTTTTCCCGCTGTCACCCCTCGTCTATGCCCAAATGTTAGGGGAACGTTTAGAACAACACCCCGAAACCTCCGTTTATCTGATTAATACTGGTTGGTCCGGCGGTCCCTACGGAGTCGGCGATCGCATTTCGATCAAACACACCCGCGCTATGGTTTCCGCTGCTTTAAATGGGGATTTAGAGGAAGTGGTTTTCCATCCTCATCCCATCTTTCAGGTTCTCGTCCCCGAAATTGTCCCCGGAGTTCCCAAAAAAATCCTCGACCCGCGACAAGCATGGCAAGATGGCGAATCCTACGACCTACAGGCGCGAGAATTGGCCCATCGTTTCGTGGAAAATTTCCGTCAATTTACCACTGCCTCCCAAGAAATCATTGCAGCCGGTCCAATTTGGGAATAA
- the urtD gene encoding urea ABC transporter ATP-binding protein UrtD — translation MTGKILEIENLTVSFGGFKALNNLNFSMDTGELRVIIGPNGAGKTTFLDVITGKVQPTIGRVLFKGRDLRKIPEYAIARLGIGRKFQTPRVYLNLTVRENLDLVSNRNKNVFSTLFGRPPLEDSKKVIGLLETIGLTAKADLPASLLSHGEKQRLEIGQLVAQSPDLLLVDEPVAGLTDEETENVGNLLLNLAESHSIIVIEHDMEFVRQIARKVTVLHQGTVLCEGNMEQIQNDPKVIEVYLGSSEE, via the coding sequence ATGACTGGAAAAATCTTAGAAATCGAGAATCTTACCGTTAGTTTTGGGGGTTTTAAAGCTCTTAATAATCTTAATTTTAGTATGGATACGGGAGAATTGCGGGTGATTATCGGTCCCAATGGTGCGGGAAAAACCACTTTTTTAGATGTGATTACGGGGAAAGTGCAACCCACCATCGGACGGGTATTATTTAAAGGTCGAGATCTCCGCAAAATTCCTGAATATGCGATCGCTCGTTTAGGTATTGGTCGCAAATTCCAAACTCCTAGGGTATATTTAAATCTAACTGTGCGAGAAAATCTCGATTTAGTTAGCAACCGGAATAAAAATGTTTTCTCAACTCTTTTCGGTCGTCCTCCGCTAGAAGATAGCAAAAAAGTTATTGGTTTATTGGAAACTATCGGGTTAACTGCTAAAGCTGATTTACCCGCTTCTTTACTGTCCCACGGGGAAAAACAACGCCTAGAAATTGGTCAATTAGTAGCCCAGTCACCAGACTTACTGCTAGTAGATGAACCCGTGGCAGGATTAACCGATGAGGAAACGGAAAACGTGGGTAATTTGTTATTAAATTTAGCGGAAAGTCATTCAATTATTGTCATTGAACACGATATGGAGTTTGTCCGGCAAATTGCCCGTAAAGTCACGGTTTTACACCAAGGAACCGTTCTATGTGAGGGGAATATGGAGCAAATTCAAAATGATCCGAAAGTTATTGAAGTTTATCTAGGTTCCTCGGAAGAATAA
- a CDS encoding DUF5615 family PIN-like protein: MSLKLLIDEDAQDKVLVKLLRQAGHEVITVNQAGLMSQPDFIVLDYARNADRILLTLNCRDFQSLHAGDSHPHSVRYCDAVCPIRLCLLP, translated from the coding sequence TTGAGCCTAAAGTTACTCATTGATGAAGATGCCCAAGATAAAGTGTTGGTGAAATTGCTACGACAGGCTGGACATGAAGTGATTACAGTTAACCAAGCTGGTCTGATGAGTCAGCCAGATTTCATAGTTCTGGACTATGCTAGAAATGCCGATCGCATCCTATTGACCCTTAACTGTCGCGACTTTCAATCTCTCCATGCTGGGGATTCCCATCCTCATTCCGTGAGATATTGTGACGCAGTATGTCCCATTCGCCTTTGCCTTCTCCCTTGA
- a CDS encoding TMEM165/GDT1 family protein — MNWQLFGLTFITVFLAEIGDKSQLVAIALGGSSKSPKAVFFGSITALICTSFLGVLAGGSMAQLFPAKILKAIAAIGFALLAVRLLWPDSD; from the coding sequence ATGAATTGGCAATTATTCGGACTGACATTTATCACGGTTTTTTTGGCAGAAATAGGCGATAAAAGTCAGTTAGTAGCGATCGCTCTCGGTGGCAGTTCCAAATCACCCAAAGCTGTCTTTTTTGGCTCAATTACCGCCTTAATCTGCACCAGTTTCTTAGGAGTGCTTGCGGGGGGCAGTATGGCGCAGTTATTCCCCGCTAAGATATTAAAAGCGATAGCGGCCATTGGTTTTGCGCTGCTTGCTGTCCGGCTGCTTTGGCCAGATTCGGATTGA
- a CDS encoding Uma2 family endonuclease produces MFATIEDKQALSLEVFLALPETKPAREYYHGIVTQKPMPKGKHSILQFELASAINQQTKPQKLAYALPELRCTFAERSIVPDIAVIRWENLPRDLDGEMADQFLRYPDWIIEIMSPEQSVTLGMEKIIFCLQQGTELGWLIDPSAKSVTVFQTGLPKVHIATEGNNESLAVIKGLERWSISAVDIFAWLKV; encoded by the coding sequence ATGTTTGCCACAATAGAAGATAAACAAGCCCTTTCCCTCGAAGTATTTCTTGCCCTTCCAGAAACTAAGCCTGCTAGGGAATATTATCATGGAATTGTCACTCAAAAACCTATGCCCAAAGGAAAACACAGCATCTTACAATTTGAGTTAGCCTCTGCCATTAATCAACAGACTAAACCTCAAAAATTAGCTTATGCTCTACCTGAATTGCGTTGTACTTTTGCAGAACGTTCAATTGTGCCAGATATTGCGGTGATTCGTTGGGAGAATTTGCCAAGAGATCTAGATGGAGAAATGGCCGATCAATTTTTACGTTATCCCGATTGGATTATTGAAATTATGTCTCCTGAACAATCTGTTACCTTAGGGATGGAAAAGATTATTTTCTGTTTACAACAAGGAACAGAATTAGGTTGGTTGATTGATCCTTCAGCAAAGTCAGTCACCGTTTTTCAAACAGGATTACCGAAAGTACATATTGCAACTGAAGGAAATAATGAGTCTTTAGCAGTGATTAAAGGTTTAGAACGTTGGTCAATATCAGCAGTGGATATTTTTGCTTGGCTAAAGGTTTAA